In Deltaproteobacteria bacterium, a single genomic region encodes these proteins:
- the cysT gene encoding sulfate ABC transporter permease subunit CysT produces MVLKQRSILPGFGLGMGFTLVYLSLIVLIPLAALLLRTTTLSWGQFCSTISAPRVLASYWLSFYASLIAACLNALFGLLVAWVLVRYSFPGKRLVDALVDLPFALPTAVAGISLTSIFAKNGWFGQYLDAWGIQVAFTPLGIIVALTFIGLPFVVRTVQPVLEDLDAEVEEAAASLGATRRQTFMRVILPILAPALLTGFALAFARALGEYGSVVFISGNMPMRTEIVPLLIITKLEQYGSAGATAIAVVMLVTSFGLMLFINLLQRWSGSRHVTS; encoded by the coding sequence ATGGTTCTTAAGCAACGCAGCATTCTTCCTGGTTTCGGCTTGGGTATGGGCTTCACGCTGGTGTACCTCAGCCTCATTGTTTTGATTCCGCTGGCTGCGTTGCTTCTCCGGACGACGACGCTGAGTTGGGGGCAGTTTTGCTCCACGATCTCTGCGCCGCGGGTGTTGGCGTCCTACTGGTTGAGCTTTTACGCCTCTTTGATTGCCGCGTGTCTCAACGCGCTGTTCGGTTTGCTGGTGGCCTGGGTGCTGGTGCGCTATTCCTTTCCCGGGAAACGGCTTGTGGATGCGCTCGTGGATCTTCCGTTCGCGCTGCCAACCGCCGTGGCCGGTATTAGCCTCACCTCCATTTTCGCGAAGAATGGCTGGTTTGGGCAATATCTGGACGCTTGGGGTATCCAAGTCGCGTTTACCCCGCTGGGCATCATCGTGGCGTTGACGTTCATCGGTCTCCCTTTCGTGGTCCGCACGGTCCAGCCTGTTCTTGAAGATCTCGATGCGGAAGTTGAGGAAGCCGCCGCCAGTTTGGGCGCCACGCGTCGCCAGACGTTTATGCGCGTCATTTTGCCTATCTTGGCCCCCGCGCTCCTGACCGGCTTTGCCCTTGCTTTTGCCCGAGCGTTGGGCGAGTACGGCTCGGTTGTCTTTATTTCTGGGAACATGCCAATGCGTACCGAAATCGTGCCGCTGCTGATCATCACTAAGCTGGAGCAGTACGGCTCCGCGGGCGCTACTGCGATCGCGGTAGTCATGCTCGTCACGTCGTTCGGGTTAATGCTCTTCATCAATCTCTTGCAACGCTGGAGCGGCTCCCGTCATGTGACGTCCTAA
- a CDS encoding sulfate ABC transporter substrate-binding protein has product MPSPVRAEGKALHKALAEKKALEGKVDDLDRKVRLLEQRLEQALDATREQKAVAAPAPAAKEEQFQALDQKMRVLERKWELDQEQATAMAKDAPMFAAGKEGFSLKSADGSYQLRIRGYLQGDGRFFADDKERATTDTFLLRRVRPILEGTVAKYFDFRIMTDFGGGTATVQDAYLDAHPWTWGKLRVGKYKPPVGLERLQSGSELLFIERGLPTNLVPNRDVGAQVYGDVLDGALSYALGAFNGVADGGNGDLDNNDSTEFAGRLFAQPFKNSSVAALQGLGVGLAGTYGDQRGSTGTPFLSTLRTQGQQTFFSYRSDGTAAGTTVANGIHSRFAPQGYYYYGPFGLLWEYVRSSQRVQRGKTHAILDNEAWQVMASYVLTGENASYRSVSPAKPFDLTKGDWGAVEIAVRYGELNVDKDAFPFFADPTRAARVAESWGLGLNWYLNRNVKFQLNYEQTDFTGGSATGERPKERVMLGRFQVSFFGDVFISWENEALLAVKELGKDKFEVIIPSVSILAEPPVTVVDKVANKHGTRDVAQAYLEYLYTEEGQKIAAKNFYRPRLASVAAQYTGQFPRVTMFTVDEVFSGWEKAQKAHFADGGTFDQIYQAGR; this is encoded by the coding sequence ATGCCTTCACCCGTGAGGGCAGAGGGAAAAGCGCTGCATAAAGCGCTGGCGGAAAAGAAAGCGTTAGAAGGAAAAGTGGACGATCTCGATCGGAAAGTACGATTACTGGAACAGCGCTTGGAGCAAGCGCTCGACGCTACTAGAGAGCAGAAAGCGGTGGCGGCACCTGCGCCAGCAGCGAAAGAAGAACAGTTCCAGGCGCTCGACCAAAAAATGCGCGTACTCGAACGAAAATGGGAACTCGATCAGGAGCAGGCCACCGCCATGGCAAAAGACGCTCCGATGTTCGCTGCGGGGAAAGAAGGCTTCTCGCTGAAGTCCGCCGATGGCAGTTACCAGTTACGAATCCGCGGTTATCTCCAGGGAGATGGACGATTCTTCGCTGACGATAAGGAGCGAGCGACTACCGATACGTTCCTTCTCCGCCGCGTCCGCCCCATTCTCGAAGGAACAGTCGCTAAGTATTTCGACTTTAGAATCATGACGGATTTCGGCGGTGGCACGGCGACGGTGCAAGACGCCTATTTGGATGCCCACCCCTGGACCTGGGGTAAACTGCGCGTAGGAAAATATAAACCTCCGGTCGGTCTCGAACGCTTGCAATCCGGTTCGGAACTCCTCTTTATCGAACGCGGCCTGCCGACGAACCTCGTGCCAAACCGCGATGTCGGCGCGCAGGTGTACGGCGATGTGCTTGACGGCGCGTTGAGTTATGCCCTCGGGGCATTTAACGGTGTAGCCGACGGCGGCAACGGCGATCTCGATAACAACGACAGTACAGAGTTCGCTGGTCGCTTGTTTGCCCAGCCGTTCAAAAACTCCTCGGTCGCTGCGTTACAAGGACTCGGCGTTGGCTTAGCCGGAACCTATGGGGATCAAAGAGGCAGTACCGGCACGCCTTTCTTGTCGACGCTGAGAACGCAAGGACAGCAGACGTTCTTTAGCTATCGCTCGGACGGAACCGCGGCTGGCACGACCGTCGCCAATGGCATCCACTCACGCTTTGCGCCCCAAGGTTATTATTACTACGGACCGTTCGGACTGCTGTGGGAATACGTGCGCTCTTCCCAGCGCGTGCAACGCGGCAAGACCCACGCCATCTTGGACAACGAGGCGTGGCAAGTCATGGCGTCTTACGTGCTGACGGGCGAAAACGCCTCGTACCGGAGCGTTTCGCCAGCCAAGCCCTTCGATCTGACAAAAGGGGACTGGGGCGCTGTTGAAATCGCAGTGCGCTACGGTGAATTAAACGTTGACAAAGACGCATTCCCTTTCTTTGCCGATCCCACCAGGGCGGCCCGCGTGGCCGAATCCTGGGGTCTCGGTCTCAACTGGTATCTGAACCGTAATGTCAAGTTCCAACTGAACTACGAACAAACCGACTTCACTGGCGGCAGCGCCACAGGCGAGCGTCCTAAAGAACGCGTCATGTTAGGCCGTTTCCAGGTCTCCTTCTTTGGCGACGTTTTCATCTCATGGGAGAACGAAGCTCTTCTGGCGGTCAAAGAACTCGGAAAGGATAAGTTCGAAGTGATCATTCCCTCGGTCAGCATCTTGGCCGAACCGCCGGTCACCGTGGTCGATAAAGTTGCGAACAAACACGGGACTCGCGACGTCGCGCAAGCCTATCTGGAATATCTCTACACCGAGGAAGGTCAGAAGATTGCCGCGAAAAATTTCTACCGTCCGCGGCTCGCGTCGGTCGCCGCACAATACACTGGGCAATTTCCGCGTGTGACTATGTTCACTGTTGACGAAGTCTTTAGCGGGTGGGAGAAAGCGCAGAAGGCGCACTTCGCCGATGGTGGGACATTCGACCAAATCTATCAAGCGGGGCGGTAA
- a CDS encoding ABC transporter substrate-binding protein translates to MYTKKPEPRLLRSIPRRQFLKVSGVAALLANLPVGWTGRVFASDAPETPQLRIGIIALTDCSSIVIAHEKGFFKQQGLEVTVSKEASWAVIRDKLQLGENQATHMLYGMPYASTMGLFGAPVKPMIIPWAINYNGQAITLNNDLKEKGVRTPGDLKKLLDAEKSEEKPPRTFAMTFPPGTHAMWMRYWLGAGGINPDKDVSLVTIPPPQMVANMKVGKMDGFCVGEPWNARSITDKIGFTAITTQAIWLNHPEKVCAFTAEFAEKNPKTVKAVLKGLHHASIFIDKLENRPEVADIVSRPEYINCPKEIILGRLLGKYDHGDGQGEHEDRDYMRFFERGVNFPWKSHGVWWLSQFRRWGMVKGAPEYAKIVDQVHRPDVYREVAKELGIDAPASDMKPERLFDGVPFDPAKPEDYAASFAVKNLVEA, encoded by the coding sequence GTGTATACAAAGAAACCTGAACCTCGCTTGCTACGGTCGATTCCACGCCGGCAGTTCCTGAAAGTCTCAGGAGTCGCTGCCTTGCTCGCCAACCTGCCGGTCGGCTGGACCGGCAGGGTCTTCGCCTCGGACGCACCAGAAACCCCGCAACTACGGATCGGTATTATCGCGCTCACCGACTGCTCTTCTATCGTGATCGCACACGAAAAAGGCTTCTTCAAGCAGCAAGGTCTCGAGGTCACGGTCTCCAAGGAGGCGTCGTGGGCGGTGATTCGCGACAAACTGCAGCTCGGCGAGAATCAGGCGACGCACATGCTGTACGGCATGCCTTATGCCTCCACCATGGGTCTCTTCGGCGCTCCGGTAAAACCGATGATTATTCCTTGGGCGATCAACTATAACGGACAAGCAATCACTTTGAACAACGATCTCAAGGAAAAAGGCGTCCGCACCCCGGGAGATCTCAAAAAACTGCTTGATGCGGAAAAATCCGAAGAAAAGCCGCCACGCACCTTCGCCATGACGTTCCCGCCAGGCACCCACGCGATGTGGATGCGCTATTGGTTGGGAGCTGGCGGCATCAACCCGGATAAAGACGTGTCCTTGGTTACGATCCCTCCCCCCCAAATGGTCGCCAATATGAAGGTCGGAAAGATGGACGGCTTCTGCGTAGGCGAGCCGTGGAACGCGCGCTCCATCACCGACAAGATCGGCTTTACTGCCATCACCACTCAGGCCATTTGGTTGAATCATCCCGAGAAGGTCTGCGCCTTCACCGCAGAGTTCGCCGAGAAAAATCCCAAGACCGTGAAAGCCGTGCTCAAGGGGCTGCATCACGCCAGCATCTTCATCGACAAGCTGGAGAATCGCCCTGAAGTCGCGGACATCGTGTCGCGACCCGAGTACATCAATTGCCCCAAGGAAATCATCCTCGGGCGCCTGCTGGGAAAATACGATCATGGCGACGGCCAAGGGGAACACGAAGACCGCGACTATATGCGCTTCTTCGAGCGCGGGGTTAATTTCCCTTGGAAGTCGCATGGAGTGTGGTGGCTGAGTCAGTTCCGTCGCTGGGGCATGGTCAAAGGCGCGCCGGAGTACGCCAAAATCGTTGACCAAGTGCACCGACCGGATGTGTATCGCGAGGTGGCCAAAGAACTCGGCATCGACGCCCCGGCGAGCGACATGAAGCCGGAACGGCTGTTCGACGGCGTGCCCTTCGATCCCGCCAAGCCGGAGGACTACGCCGCATCGTTTGCAGTCAAGAACTTGGTCGAGGCTTAA
- the ntrB gene encoding nitrate ABC transporter permease, with translation MIDSQRLKSYTLPFLGIAGVIGIWAVLSATVSPDLPSPVRSWEESKRYVLDPFFKEGEMNQGIGRLALYSLERVAKGYVLAILLGTPLGFLLGLSRGFTQAFDPLIQILRPISPLAWLPLGLILFQRSEPAALFTIAICAMWPTVINTAVGVRNINQDYLNVGRVLRLSRWQMLRKIIIPATIPYLFTGYRLSLGIAWLVIVAAEMLTGAAGVGGFLWQEYNSLVYSHIILAIVTIGLIGYVLDRLMGMAEVRVQRT, from the coding sequence ATGATCGATTCGCAACGTCTCAAATCGTACACCCTGCCGTTTCTCGGCATCGCCGGCGTGATTGGCATATGGGCGGTGTTGAGCGCCACGGTATCGCCGGACTTACCCTCTCCAGTCCGGAGTTGGGAGGAATCGAAACGGTACGTGCTCGATCCTTTTTTCAAAGAAGGCGAAATGAATCAGGGCATTGGGCGCTTGGCGTTATACAGTCTGGAGCGCGTGGCCAAAGGGTATGTGCTGGCCATCCTCCTGGGCACGCCGCTGGGGTTTCTCTTGGGATTGTCGCGCGGGTTCACACAGGCGTTCGACCCGCTCATTCAGATTCTTCGGCCTATTTCACCGCTGGCATGGCTGCCTCTCGGGCTCATTTTGTTTCAGCGTTCGGAGCCGGCAGCGTTATTCACCATCGCCATTTGCGCCATGTGGCCCACGGTCATTAACACGGCGGTCGGCGTGCGCAATATCAATCAGGATTATTTGAACGTCGGTCGCGTCCTGCGTTTGTCGCGCTGGCAAATGCTGCGAAAAATTATTATCCCCGCCACCATACCCTACTTGTTCACCGGGTATCGACTCAGCCTCGGCATCGCGTGGCTCGTGATCGTCGCTGCGGAGATGTTGACGGGCGCGGCGGGTGTCGGCGGGTTTCTCTGGCAAGAGTACAACAGCTTGGTCTATTCGCACATCATCCTCGCCATCGTCACCATCGGATTGATCGGGTACGTGCTCGATCGTCTGATGGGCATGGCGGAAGTGCGCGTCCAGAGAACCTGA
- a CDS encoding ABC transporter ATP-binding protein: protein MTAHAYTLLSSALAAPPAALIELRNVEKSFPGRGKPVLTRLSLAIPEGQFAVIVGCSGAGKTTLISLLAGLILPDRGEIFFAGEPLSAPGPERAVVFQNYSLLPWLTVLENVTLAVTAAAPHLSRPAAREQAESFIDLVKLSAAIRKRPRELSGGMRQRVALARALAMKPRLLLLDEPLSALDALTRATLQDELARIWSETKTTVLMVTNDIDEAILLADLVYPLTRGPAATVGHPIRITLPRPRQRQRLSLVPDYQKARRQIVSFLQMTKGEDLVREGDGSEAHSYTAASPLFPATSHPLFPHSSSL, encoded by the coding sequence ATGACTGCACACGCATACACATTGTTGTCGTCCGCGCTCGCTGCCCCCCCGGCGGCGTTGATCGAACTCCGCAACGTCGAGAAAAGTTTTCCCGGACGTGGAAAGCCGGTGCTCACGCGGCTTTCCCTTGCCATTCCGGAAGGGCAGTTCGCCGTGATTGTCGGTTGTTCGGGAGCCGGCAAGACTACGCTGATCTCTCTGCTGGCCGGCTTAATACTGCCGGATCGCGGCGAGATTTTCTTTGCCGGCGAACCGCTCAGCGCGCCAGGGCCGGAACGCGCCGTGGTGTTTCAGAACTATTCGCTCCTGCCCTGGCTGACGGTTTTAGAGAACGTAACGCTGGCCGTGACAGCGGCGGCTCCGCACCTCTCGCGGCCAGCGGCACGCGAACAAGCGGAGTCTTTTATCGACCTGGTCAAGCTGAGCGCCGCCATCCGGAAACGTCCGCGCGAACTCTCCGGCGGCATGCGGCAACGCGTGGCGCTAGCGCGAGCATTGGCAATGAAGCCGCGACTGCTGTTGCTGGACGAGCCGCTCAGCGCGCTCGATGCCCTTACCCGCGCAACCCTGCAAGACGAGTTGGCGCGAATTTGGAGCGAAACTAAGACCACCGTCCTTATGGTTACGAACGATATCGACGAGGCAATTCTCCTCGCCGATTTGGTCTATCCGCTGACGCGCGGTCCCGCCGCCACCGTCGGGCACCCGATTCGTATCACGCTCCCGCGTCCGCGCCAGCGGCAACGCCTCAGCCTCGTGCCCGACTATCAGAAAGCACGCCGACAAATCGTGTCGTTCTTGCAAATGACCAAAGGCGAAGATCTCGTCCGCGAGGGAGATGGCAGCGAAGCGCATTCGTATACGGCGGCTTCTCCGCTCTTTCCTGCCACCTCCCACCCCCTGTTTCCGCATTCCTCATCGTTATGA
- a CDS encoding ABC transporter ATP-binding protein, protein MTPFMIELWQLCKEYPTPTGPAVIVKDFTLKVRAGEFVCILGHSGCGKSTVLSILMGLNEATSGNVVVADKEVTGPGRDRGVVFQSASLLPWLTVRDNVLLAIQDREDAGTSDTRRHLAERYLDQVGLAGLGDCMPDELSAGMRQRVGIARAFAVEPQVLLLDEPFSLLDALTRFELQEQLVQICEHTRKTVVMVTHDVDEALLLADRIVLMTNGPAATIGGILQVPLPRPRLHGKLLEHPAYYPARDQLLTFLESGVPPVDDAREVQKGKEKENEEVDPLSTINTREHDRGGADAYSRAE, encoded by the coding sequence ATGACGCCTTTCATGATCGAACTCTGGCAATTGTGCAAAGAGTATCCCACGCCGACCGGACCGGCGGTGATCGTCAAGGATTTCACGCTAAAGGTGCGCGCGGGAGAATTCGTTTGTATTCTCGGTCACTCGGGATGCGGGAAGTCGACCGTCTTATCGATTCTGATGGGACTGAACGAAGCCACTTCAGGGAACGTCGTGGTAGCCGACAAAGAAGTCACCGGTCCGGGGCGAGACCGAGGGGTCGTGTTCCAGTCCGCCTCGCTGCTGCCGTGGCTGACGGTGCGCGACAACGTCTTGCTCGCAATCCAAGACCGTGAAGATGCCGGCACGTCGGACACAAGGCGGCACCTTGCCGAGCGCTATCTGGACCAAGTTGGACTCGCCGGGCTCGGTGACTGCATGCCGGATGAACTGTCTGCCGGCATGCGACAGCGGGTCGGCATTGCGCGCGCCTTTGCCGTGGAGCCGCAAGTGTTGTTGCTCGACGAACCGTTTAGTTTGCTCGACGCTTTGACGCGGTTCGAACTACAAGAACAGCTCGTGCAAATCTGCGAGCACACACGCAAAACGGTGGTCATGGTCACCCACGATGTCGATGAAGCGTTGCTGCTTGCCGATCGCATTGTGCTGATGACCAATGGACCGGCGGCAACCATCGGCGGCATTCTCCAAGTGCCGCTGCCGCGTCCGCGCCTGCACGGCAAGCTATTGGAACACCCGGCGTATTATCCTGCCCGCGACCAGCTTTTAACATTCTTAGAATCCGGCGTTCCGCCGGTGGACGATGCGCGAGAGGTGCAGAAAGGGAAGGAGAAGGAGAATGAGGAAGTTGACCCGTTGTCTACTATTAACACTCGTGAGCACGACCGTGGCGGCGCTGACGCCTACTCCCGTGCAGAGTGA
- a CDS encoding alginate export family protein encodes MRKLTRCLLLTLVSTTVAALTPTPVQSEVVLSAISPKLSVSGSLRLRGEFWDWFEPKSAHDNTYSFFGSVARGAVQWKDDAFDVFVEAQNSSLAGLPDDAVAPAPQGPLGLGAVYFAHNRRRNDTNLFLKQAYLVLKKVGVDGLTLKGGRFDFSEGNEVLTKDPTLDWLKNVRLSQRLIGSFAFSQVGRSFDGAHLGFTRGPVNLTLMLSHPTQGGFDLAGMKEMNEIDLLYGAINLTKPSFAENMDARFFYIYYGDDRGLLKSDNRAAALRSADKQDISLHTEGGHWIYALPTSAGPIDLLAWGALQQGQWGRLEHDAWAWDLEVGWQPAMLPWKPWFRVGYGRSSGDDNAKDGEHETFFQLLPTARLYAFSTFYNLMNNDDGFLQLVLRPLPGLVSRTELHFVRLSEKKDLWYTGSGATLSDRNVGFGYPGRPAFGQRDLFRVLESSVSYDWNKYLSFTVYYGHVFGQEVVRAIYKDDGASFGYLEMTVKL; translated from the coding sequence ATGAGGAAGTTGACCCGTTGTCTACTATTAACACTCGTGAGCACGACCGTGGCGGCGCTGACGCCTACTCCCGTGCAGAGTGAAGTTGTTCTTTCCGCCATTTCCCCCAAACTTTCGGTGAGCGGCAGCCTCCGGTTACGGGGCGAATTCTGGGACTGGTTCGAGCCGAAAAGTGCGCATGACAATACCTATAGTTTCTTCGGTTCGGTCGCGCGCGGTGCCGTGCAATGGAAAGACGACGCCTTCGATGTGTTTGTCGAGGCGCAGAATTCTTCGCTCGCAGGGTTGCCCGACGACGCCGTCGCCCCGGCACCGCAAGGGCCACTCGGTCTCGGGGCGGTCTATTTTGCCCACAATCGCCGTCGCAACGACACCAACCTCTTCTTGAAACAAGCCTATCTCGTGCTCAAGAAAGTGGGAGTGGATGGACTTACCCTCAAAGGCGGACGGTTCGATTTTTCCGAAGGGAACGAGGTGCTGACGAAGGACCCGACGCTCGATTGGCTCAAGAACGTCCGTCTCTCCCAGCGACTGATTGGCTCATTTGCCTTTTCTCAGGTGGGACGATCGTTCGATGGTGCGCACTTGGGATTCACCCGAGGTCCGGTGAACCTGACCCTCATGCTGTCGCATCCAACCCAAGGCGGGTTCGATCTCGCTGGGATGAAGGAGATGAACGAGATCGACTTGTTATATGGCGCAATTAACCTGACCAAGCCCTCCTTCGCCGAAAACATGGACGCACGTTTCTTTTACATTTATTACGGCGACGATCGCGGCTTGCTCAAATCCGACAATCGTGCGGCTGCTCTGCGTAGCGCCGACAAACAAGATATTTCGCTTCATACCGAAGGCGGCCACTGGATCTATGCGCTGCCGACCTCGGCGGGACCGATCGATTTGCTCGCGTGGGGCGCTCTCCAGCAAGGTCAGTGGGGCAGGTTGGAGCATGACGCCTGGGCGTGGGATCTCGAAGTCGGGTGGCAACCCGCCATGCTGCCGTGGAAGCCGTGGTTTCGCGTCGGCTATGGCCGTAGCTCCGGCGACGATAATGCCAAAGACGGTGAACACGAGACCTTCTTCCAGCTCCTGCCTACCGCTCGGTTATATGCGTTTTCTACGTTTTACAACCTCATGAACAACGACGACGGATTCTTGCAGTTGGTGCTACGCCCGTTGCCGGGGCTGGTCTCTCGCACCGAGTTGCATTTCGTTCGGCTGAGCGAGAAGAAGGATCTGTGGTACACCGGCTCGGGCGCGACGCTTTCGGATCGCAATGTCGGGTTCGGCTATCCCGGACGCCCGGCCTTTGGGCAACGCGATCTGTTTCGGGTGCTAGAAAGCTCGGTCAGTTACGATTGGAATAAGTATCTCAGCTTTACGGTGTACTATGGGCATGTGTTCGGGCAGGAGGTAGTGCGAGCGATTTATAAGGACGATGGAGCGAGTTTTGGCTATCTGGAGATGACAGTGAAACTGTAG
- a CDS encoding AAA family ATPase, which yields MPYTHNIVFQTFRLDPTDERLWCGTQEIPLRPKTFSVLRFLLEHPGRLITKEELLDAVWPNTSVSDVVLLVCIRELRKALGDQVEAPQFIATVPRRGYRFIAPLTGESPAQSPTTAAPASPRLPIPRLIGRGTELKQLHRWLQKATTGERQVILVSGEDGIGKTALIETFLQQAETTATFRVWRGQCIEHHGTGEAYLPVLDALGRLCRQSESRAILALLQQHAPTWLLQLPGFLHQIDQEALQRRVPGITRERMLREMAEFLDALSTVAGTDTTLVLWLEDLHWSDASTLDLFSFLARRQEPARFLFIGTYRPAEALHQEHPLLKVKQELRLHRFCEELRLGFLTATEVEDYVAMRLFPEAPTPGHLREFAQAIHRRTEGNPLFMADVVNSMLVHSEGDISAVSPQTLADTQLSIPETLQQTIDQRVEQLHGEAQQILEVASIAGVTFSAAAVAAGLDADVVEVERVCRSLARQERFLRMDGVSEWPDGTVATRFTFIHALYPEVLAQRLTEAQRTRLHRRIGEREEAAYGDQAGEIATELATLFERGREYARAVRYLQIAARKSIQRGGYREAVLLTARGLKLFAHLPKTEEYGRQELAMQMRFATGLRVTQGALAPETVASYRHAQDLCSQLGESSQPLWALTGIFDFHFFRGEFHAASELGLCSLAYAQKTQNSAQLVWAYAELGLSAFRLGELSAARHSLQQALALYDPQRHFPSIGAACASYHALALWLLGHSDQATVGIRRALTLAEDSAHPYSRAYAYYYAAVFHYLRQETREALQHVETGISIAVQYGFPEWEQQGTVLRGSIFSAQGNLTQGIALMDEGLAVLKTMGAEGVRSYAMGWQAMAYGQIGQPEKGLAIVEEALLLAREGGQQILEAELLRQKGELLLLHSTALSCSGERGRDAPAGRLYKKP from the coding sequence GTGCCCTATACCCACAACATTGTCTTTCAGACCTTCCGCTTAGATCCAACAGATGAACGTCTGTGGTGCGGAACACAAGAAATTCCGCTCCGACCGAAGACGTTTTCCGTTTTGCGATTTCTGCTGGAACATCCCGGGCGGCTCATTACCAAAGAAGAGTTGCTTGACGCGGTGTGGCCGAATACCTCGGTGAGCGATGTGGTCTTGCTGGTCTGTATCCGGGAACTCCGGAAAGCGCTGGGAGACCAAGTGGAGGCACCACAGTTTATCGCCACCGTGCCGCGCCGGGGGTATCGCTTTATCGCTCCACTCACGGGCGAGTCGCCGGCGCAAAGTCCAACCACCGCTGCTCCTGCTTCCCCTCGACTCCCGATTCCTCGGCTCATCGGGCGCGGCACCGAGCTGAAGCAGCTCCACCGCTGGTTACAGAAAGCGACGACTGGCGAGCGTCAAGTCATTCTCGTGTCCGGAGAAGACGGCATCGGGAAGACGGCGCTGATCGAGACCTTTCTCCAGCAGGCAGAGACAACGGCAACGTTTCGGGTCTGGCGAGGACAGTGTATCGAGCACCACGGAACCGGAGAGGCGTATTTGCCGGTTTTGGACGCGCTTGGTCGCTTGTGTCGCCAATCTGAAAGCCGCGCGATTCTCGCTCTGTTACAGCAGCACGCTCCGACCTGGCTGCTGCAACTGCCGGGGTTCCTTCATCAAATCGATCAAGAGGCGCTCCAGCGTCGAGTGCCCGGCATCACCCGTGAGCGTATGCTGCGCGAGATGGCGGAATTCCTCGATGCGTTAAGCACTGTGGCGGGCACCGACACGACGTTGGTCTTATGGCTGGAAGACTTGCATTGGAGCGATGCCTCAACCCTCGACCTGTTTTCTTTTTTAGCACGGCGGCAAGAACCTGCTCGCTTTTTGTTCATCGGTACCTATCGACCTGCCGAGGCACTGCATCAGGAACATCCGCTGCTCAAAGTGAAACAAGAACTGCGGCTCCATCGCTTCTGCGAAGAACTCCGGCTCGGCTTTTTGACCGCAACCGAGGTGGAGGACTATGTGGCCATGCGGCTCTTTCCAGAAGCCCCCACGCCCGGACACCTCCGCGAATTCGCCCAAGCGATTCATCGGCGCACGGAAGGAAATCCGCTGTTTATGGCCGACGTCGTGAACTCTATGCTCGTCCACAGCGAAGGCGATATTTCAGCAGTTTCCCCGCAAACGCTAGCCGACACGCAACTCAGCATCCCGGAGACCCTTCAACAGACGATCGATCAGCGGGTCGAGCAATTGCATGGAGAAGCGCAGCAGATATTGGAAGTGGCAAGTATCGCGGGAGTGACATTTTCCGCCGCAGCAGTCGCCGCCGGACTGGACGCAGACGTAGTGGAAGTCGAGCGCGTGTGTCGCAGCCTCGCCCGGCAAGAGCGGTTTTTACGCATGGATGGTGTCAGCGAATGGCCGGACGGCACGGTGGCCACGCGCTTCACGTTCATTCATGCCCTTTACCCCGAAGTACTCGCCCAACGTTTGACGGAAGCGCAGCGCACCCGGCTGCATCGGCGCATCGGCGAACGCGAGGAAGCCGCCTATGGAGACCAGGCTGGCGAGATTGCCACAGAGTTGGCTACCCTGTTCGAACGGGGGCGGGAATATGCGCGTGCAGTCCGTTACTTGCAGATTGCGGCGCGAAAATCGATCCAACGCGGAGGCTACCGGGAAGCGGTCCTGTTGACGGCAAGAGGATTAAAGCTCTTCGCCCATCTCCCCAAGACCGAGGAGTATGGCCGCCAAGAACTGGCCATGCAGATGCGTTTCGCTACCGGGTTGCGCGTCACCCAAGGTGCCCTGGCACCGGAAACCGTCGCTTCCTATCGACACGCTCAAGATCTCTGTAGCCAGCTCGGAGAATCGTCTCAACCGTTGTGGGCTCTGACCGGCATTTTCGATTTTCATTTTTTTCGTGGAGAGTTTCATGCCGCGTCCGAATTAGGACTCTGTTCGCTCGCCTACGCTCAGAAGACCCAGAATTCGGCCCAGCTCGTTTGGGCCTATGCGGAACTCGGACTGAGTGCGTTCAGACTTGGGGAGCTATCGGCAGCCCGGCACTCGTTACAACAAGCCCTGGCTCTCTATGACCCTCAGCGGCATTTCCCCTCAATCGGTGCCGCCTGTGCCTCGTATCATGCTCTTGCGTTATGGCTACTGGGACACAGCGATCAAGCGACCGTCGGCATACGGCGCGCCCTCACGTTGGCCGAAGACAGTGCCCATCCCTATAGTCGCGCCTATGCTTACTACTACGCCGCCGTTTTCCACTATCTCCGCCAAGAGACGCGCGAGGCGCTGCAACACGTGGAGACAGGAATTTCGATCGCGGTCCAGTACGGATTTCCGGAATGGGAGCAACAAGGGACCGTGCTCCGTGGCAGCATATTCAGCGCGCAAGGGAATCTGACCCAAGGGATCGCGCTCATGGACGAAGGCTTGGCGGTGCTAAAAACCATGGGAGCGGAAGGGGTTCGGTCATACGCCATGGGATGGCAGGCCATGGCCTATGGACAAATAGGCCAACCGGAGAAAGGGCTCGCCATCGTCGAAGAAGCGCTCCTCCTCGCTCGGGAGGGCGGCCAGCAGATACTCGAAGCCGAATTGCTCCGGCAAAAGGGCGAGTTGTTGTTGCTCCACTCCACCGCGCTCTCTTGTTCAGGCGAGCGGGGTAGAGACGCCCCGGCGGGGCGTCTCTACAAAAAACCATAA